One Thermodesulfobacteriota bacterium genomic window, AGGGTGACGCGAAGCACCCCGTCCCGGTAGCCGGCGCTCACCGCCCCGGCGTCGACTCCGGCCGGGAGCCGGAAGGTGCGCTGGAAGATGCCGTTGGGCCTCTCCACCCGGTGGTAACCCAGGGCGGGGGCGCCCGTATGGAGCGGGCGCTCGCCCCGGAGGACGAGCAGGTCGCCCAGGACCTCCAGGTGGATGTCGTCCTGGGCCATTCCGGGGAGCTCGGCGGCGAGGATGAAGCTCTCGCCGGTTTCGTAAATGTCCACGGCGGGAGACCAGGGGCTGGGCCCCGCCTCCCCCTGCCGCCGTTCCCGGCCGGCGTGTTCGTCGAAGAGCCGGCACAGGGTCTCCTGCAACCCCAGGAGGTCCCGCAGCACCTGGTCGGATGCCTTGCCCATGGATCGCCTCCTCGTGCCGCCACCTGCCCGCGGGCGGCCTGCCGGGGGAGCGTAGGAGACCAGGGCGCAGTCGTCAAGCCGTCCATCGTTTGCAGCCCCGGAGAAAGCCGGGCAGCCGGAGAATCCATGCACCGCAAGCTCTCCAAGATTTTCTACGAGGTCCGCGCGCCGCGCCTCACCTGGAACGACGTGGGGGGGTTCGCCGACGTCAAGCAGACCCTGCGCGAGATGGTCTGCCTGCCCCTCCAGAAGCCCGAGCGCCTGGCGCGACTTGGCCTGGAACGGCCGGCGGGCGTGATGCTGTGGGGCCCCCTCGGGGTGGGCATCACCATGCTCGCGGAGGCCGCCGCCACCGAGGCGGGCGCGAGCTTCGTGTACGTCTCGGGCCAGGAGATGCTGGGCAAGCCCGGGGAGGTACGCGACGCCTTCCACGACGCCGAGCACGAGGCCCCCTGCGTACTCTTCGTCTCCGACTGCGAGTGGCTCGCCCCCCGGGCCGGCTGCTCCTACGAGTGGGGTTCCGGCAACCTGCGGGGCATCCCCCCCACCTTCGCCGACCCGGCGCTCACCCGGGTCTTCGTGGAGGAGGTAGACCGGATCGTGGGGCACCCCGGGGTGATGCTCATGGGCTCGTGCTACCGCATCGACACGGTGGACCAGGCCGTCATCAAGGAGAAGAAGCGGTTCAACCGCAAGGTCTTCGTGCCCCCCCCCCGGGAGGCGGACCGCCGCGGCATCCTCGACATCTACATGAACCGGATGCCGAGCCTCGACCCGGCGGTGGACCGGGACGAGCTGGCACGGCGCACCGAAGGGTACGTGGGATGGGACATCGAGAGCCTCTGCAAGCGGGCCACCCTCGAGGCCCTCAAGGCCGACCGGGACCAGGTGAGCCGGGAGGACTTCGAGGCCGCCCTGGGCCAGATCACCCCCTGGCTCACCCCCGACATGACGGCCAAGTACTGGGAGCTCCACCGCAATGACTGCCCCCACCACTACGCCTTTTGAGCCCGGGTTCTTCCAGGCCCTTGCCCGCCTCCACGGCCACCGCTGCCCCATGTCGATCCTCGGGGCGCACCTGGGGCTCGCCGCCCGGGCGGCCCTGGGGGCGGGGCCGGGGCAGCGCCTGACCGCCGTCTATCGTCACCAGACCTGCGCCCTGGACGGCATCCAGCTCGCCACCGGCTGCACCGCGGGCAACGGCAACCTCCAGGTGCACCGGCGCGGCGAGCACCGCCTGCTCCTGTGTCGGGAGGGCTCCGCCTCCGGGGTGGAGGCCGAGCTCACGGAGCACGCCCTGGCCCGAGGCCAGGCCTACGGTGGGCTGAGAGCCGAAGCCGAGGCCGCGCCGCCGGGCACTCCGGAGCGGCTCCGGGCAGACGTGGCGCTGGAGGACCTCCTTCGGGAGCTGGAGGCGGCTCCCGCCGAGGAGCTGGTCTCGGTGCGGGCGGCGTCCGCCGGGGGAGGCCCCTGACGTGGGCACCCTGTGGGCGATCCTCGACGTGCTGTGGGCCGAGGCATCCCGGATGGCCTGGTTCACCCTGCTGGGGGTGACGCTGGCCGCCCTGATCAAGACCTACCAGCTCGACCGCAAGGTGCGCCAGTACGTGGGCCGGGCCGGGGTCTGGGGCATCCTCGTCGCTACGGCGGTGGGGACGCTGAGCCCCCTGTGCTCCTGCGGCATCCTGCCGGTGGTGATCCCCATGGCGCTCGCCGGGGTGCCGCTCCCGCCCCTCATGGCGCTGCTCATCACGAGCCCCGTGATGGATCCCGCGTCGTTCGTCCTCACCTGGGGAGGGGTGGGGGAGGCCCTTGCCTGGTGGAAGCTCGGGGGCGCCCTCGCCCTGGGGCTCGCCGCGGGACTGGGCACCCTTGCCCTGGAGCGCCTCGGCCTCCTGGGCGAGAATCTGGTCCGCCTCAAGCCCGTGTACACCCCCGACGGCCAGCTCGCCCCGGCTTACGAGATCGCGTGCACCAACGGGTTTCGGGTGCGCACCATGGCCGTAATCCCCCGGGAGAGCAAGCTCCTCTTCTTCTTCGACCGCTTCCGCGACGTGGGGCTCTTCGTGGGCCTGTGGGTGGGGCTCGCCCTGGTGTTCGAGGCCCTGGTCCAGGTGCTGGTGCCGGTGCAGTGGGTCACCTGGCTCGTGGGCCAGGAAGGGCCGCTCTCGGTGCTTGCCGCGAGCGCGGTGGCCCTGCCCCTGCCCCTGCATCAGATCCCGGTGGTGCCGATCCTGGCGGGCCTCCAGGCCAAGGGCATCGCGCCGGGGGCAGATCTCGCCTTCCTCCTGGCCGGACCGGTCACGAGCCTGCCCGCCATGGCGGCCCTGGCCGCCATATTCCGCCCCCGGGTGCTCGGGCTCTACGTGGGGATCGGGCTCGGCGGGGCAACTCTCCTGGGCCTCCTGCGCCTCGCCCTGTCGTGAGGAGTCCCGTGCCCGCCCTTCGCCGCCGTGCCCCGTTTCCGCGCCTGCTCGCCGCTGTGGCCCTCGTCGCACTGACAGGCTGCGCGGGAACCGGACCTGTTCCCGAATCCGCCCCTCCCTCCGCGCCGGGGCGCGTGCTTCTCGAGGGAAAGGTCTCCCTGGGAGGGGCAGGGGCCGAAGGCGCCCAGGTCTTGCTCTTCGCACCTCACTTCCACCTCGCCCCGGAAGGCCGCCCGGAGGCCCGGGCCGTGAGCGGCACCGATGGGACCTTCCGCCTGGAGGCGCCGCCCGGCTCCTATCTCCTGCTGGCCCGCCGGGGTGAGCTCTTCTCGTACTTCGGGCGCAACCCCGTGCGGCTCGCCGGGCAGCTCACGGGCGTGCACCTTCCCCTGGTACCGGCCCATGGGGTAACGCGAACCGCCTGCGAACCGGGAGAGGAGCGCATGGAAGGCCGGGTGCTCGACGCAGGGAAACCGGTGGCGGGCGCCCAGGTCTTCGTGTACCTGGACGCGGCGAGGGGCTTTCGGGGGCCGGGCTACGCCCTCTCGGAGCCCACCGGCCGCGACGGCGCTTACTCCGTCCCCCTGCCCCCGGGCACCTACTTCGCGGGCGCCCGGCTGCGCACCGGGGGGCCCAGGACCGGGGCACTGGAACCGGGAGACCACTTCGGCGTCCTCCCCGAGTTCCCCCTCCTCCTGCGGGCCGGCGAGTGCGCCCGCGGGGACATCGAGACCGTTGAGGTACCGGGGCGGGAGCAGCAGTCCCGCTTCCAGGGCCGTTTCGCGCGCCTGGAGGGGCGCATCCTCGACGGAGCCGGACAGCCGGTAGCGGGAGTGCGGGCCTGCCTGTACGAGACCCCCCACCTCCTGGACCGCCCCGCCGTCGTCTCGGAGCCCACGGGGCCCGACGGCCGTTTCGTCCTGGAGACCCCCCTGTCCGGGCTGTTGTACCTGGGGGCCCGGGAGGCCCTGGGGGGTCCGCCGGTCCCGGGGGAGCGGGTCGGGTTCTACCGCGGCCCCAGGGGCCCGGCCCTGGAGGTCGCCCCGGGCGGACGCCTCGCGGACCTCACCGTGGTGCTCCAGGTGACGCCGTGAGAGCCGGTGTCGCCGTCGCCCTGTGCCTTTGCCTTTCCATGTTCGGCTGCGCGGGAGCGCCCGGGGGCCCGCGCTCGGAAGCGCCGCCGGGCCGCACGGTCTGGCAGGGCCAGGTGCGCATCGCCGAGGACATCACCTTTCCCCGGGGCTCCGAGCTCGTGCTGGAGCCCGGAACGGTGGTGCGTTTCGCCTTCCGGGACGACGACGGGGACGGCTGGGGGGACGCATCTCTCCGGGTCGAGGGCGCGCTGATTGCCCGAGGAACCCCCGAGGAGCCGGTGGTCTTCACCTCCGAGAACGCCCCCGCCGAGCCGGGCTCCTGGGGGGAGATCCGCATCGACTTCGGCTCCTTCCACCTCTCCCACGTCCTCGTCGAGGGAAGCACCCGGGGACTCCATACCCACTTTTCCCGGGGCCGCGTGGAGGACTCGGTCTTCCGCCGCAACGTGGACGGCACCCGGTTCGGGGAGTCGGCCGTGGAGGTGGAGCGCTGCCTCTTCGCGGAGCACCCGGGCAAGGCCATGAACTCCCGCCGCTGCCGCAACCGGGTCATGGGCAACCTCTTCCGGGGCAACCGCCACGGGATCTTCCTCTTCGAGGCCGACGCCGGATCCGCCTTCGAAGCCAATCACTTTCGGGACAACGAAGCGCCCTTCTACCTGGGAGACTTCTTCGAGGGCACGGTGGACGCCGGCACGAACGACTGGGGCGGGGCGCTCCCGGCCGCGGCTCCGGACAACGAGGCGGCCCGCATCCTGGCGGCCTTCGCC contains:
- a CDS encoding Hsp20/alpha crystallin family protein, giving the protein MGKASDQVLRDLLGLQETLCRLFDEHAGRERRQGEAGPSPWSPAVDIYETGESFILAAELPGMAQDDIHLEVLGDLLVLRGERPLHTGAPALGYHRVERPNGIFQRTFRLPAGVDAGAVSAGYRDGVLRVTLPKRMPPGTAGVRVRVE
- a CDS encoding AAA family ATPase, producing the protein MHRKLSKIFYEVRAPRLTWNDVGGFADVKQTLREMVCLPLQKPERLARLGLERPAGVMLWGPLGVGITMLAEAAATEAGASFVYVSGQEMLGKPGEVRDAFHDAEHEAPCVLFVSDCEWLAPRAGCSYEWGSGNLRGIPPTFADPALTRVFVEEVDRIVGHPGVMLMGSCYRIDTVDQAVIKEKKRFNRKVFVPPPREADRRGILDIYMNRMPSLDPAVDRDELARRTEGYVGWDIESLCKRATLEALKADRDQVSREDFEAALGQITPWLTPDMTAKYWELHRNDCPHHYAF
- a CDS encoding formylmethanofuran dehydrogenase subunit E family protein — encoded protein: MTAPTTTPFEPGFFQALARLHGHRCPMSILGAHLGLAARAALGAGPGQRLTAVYRHQTCALDGIQLATGCTAGNGNLQVHRRGEHRLLLCREGSASGVEAELTEHALARGQAYGGLRAEAEAAPPGTPERLRADVALEDLLRELEAAPAEELVSVRAASAGGGP
- a CDS encoding permease — encoded protein: MGTLWAILDVLWAEASRMAWFTLLGVTLAALIKTYQLDRKVRQYVGRAGVWGILVATAVGTLSPLCSCGILPVVIPMALAGVPLPPLMALLITSPVMDPASFVLTWGGVGEALAWWKLGGALALGLAAGLGTLALERLGLLGENLVRLKPVYTPDGQLAPAYEIACTNGFRVRTMAVIPRESKLLFFFDRFRDVGLFVGLWVGLALVFEALVQVLVPVQWVTWLVGQEGPLSVLAASAVALPLPLHQIPVVPILAGLQAKGIAPGADLAFLLAGPVTSLPAMAALAAIFRPRVLGLYVGIGLGGATLLGLLRLALS
- a CDS encoding carboxypeptidase-like regulatory domain-containing protein; amino-acid sequence: MLLEGKVSLGGAGAEGAQVLLFAPHFHLAPEGRPEARAVSGTDGTFRLEAPPGSYLLLARRGELFSYFGRNPVRLAGQLTGVHLPLVPAHGVTRTACEPGEERMEGRVLDAGKPVAGAQVFVYLDAARGFRGPGYALSEPTGRDGAYSVPLPPGTYFAGARLRTGGPRTGALEPGDHFGVLPEFPLLLRAGECARGDIETVEVPGREQQSRFQGRFARLEGRILDGAGQPVAGVRACLYETPHLLDRPAVVSEPTGPDGRFVLETPLSGLLYLGAREALGGPPVPGERVGFYRGPRGPALEVAPGGRLADLTVVLQVTP